A genomic region of Nostoc sp. UHCC 0702 contains the following coding sequences:
- a CDS encoding response regulator, whose translation MNLTSTTEFILIVDDNLTNLSVLKESLKSAGLKVRLAVDGESAIKQIKQEHPALILLDVEMPGINGFETCNLLKADPLTQAIPIIFMTALTDTDSKVKGLSLGAIDYITKPFEQEEVIARVKVHLQVRELTKILGEKNTQLVQLTEDLEERVTERTAALQKAQVQLVQQEKLSMLGQLIAGVAHEVNNPLSCIISNLAPAYEYVDSLIQAVKLYQQHCPEIPIIQQELEELDIEFVLEDLPKLLDSMNLSTERIKEISISLRNFSRLDADTKVFADLHLGLDSTLVILRHRLKAVGSRPEIGIIKQYGRLPEVECYPGQINQVFMNLLANAIDAVEEHLEKSEHKFQPWIKITTEQPDDKSVIIRIADNGTGMTEDVKQQLFQPLFTTKPVSKGTGLGLSIAHQIIVDKHGGKLSFVSCSEEGTEFLIELPCQ comes from the coding sequence ATGAATTTAACATCGACCACAGAATTTATCTTAATTGTGGACGACAATCTCACCAATTTATCTGTTCTGAAAGAATCATTGAAAAGTGCAGGTTTGAAAGTGCGGCTAGCTGTTGATGGTGAAAGTGCTATCAAGCAAATAAAACAAGAACATCCTGCTTTGATCCTCCTAGATGTAGAAATGCCAGGAATCAATGGATTTGAAACCTGTAATTTGTTAAAAGCAGATCCTTTAACTCAAGCCATTCCAATAATTTTTATGACTGCTTTGACCGACACAGATAGCAAGGTCAAAGGGCTATCTTTAGGAGCCATAGATTATATTACTAAACCTTTTGAGCAAGAAGAAGTAATAGCACGAGTCAAGGTACATTTACAAGTACGAGAACTCACGAAAATCCTTGGAGAAAAAAATACTCAATTAGTGCAGCTAACTGAAGATTTGGAGGAGCGAGTTACAGAACGTACCGCAGCTTTACAAAAGGCTCAAGTACAGCTTGTACAACAAGAGAAGTTATCTATGCTTGGTCAGTTAATTGCAGGGGTAGCACATGAAGTAAATAATCCTCTTAGCTGCATTATTAGTAATCTTGCTCCTGCTTATGAATATGTAGATTCTCTAATCCAAGCTGTGAAACTTTACCAACAACATTGTCCAGAAATACCGATAATTCAGCAAGAACTCGAAGAACTTGATATTGAATTTGTACTTGAAGATTTACCGAAATTACTCGATTCCATGAACTTAAGTACTGAGCGAATTAAAGAGATTTCCATATCGCTGAGAAACTTTTCACGCTTGGATGCCGATACAAAAGTTTTTGCTGATTTACATTTAGGACTTGATAGTACTCTAGTAATTTTACGGCATCGGCTCAAAGCCGTAGGAAGTCGTCCTGAAATTGGAATTATTAAACAATATGGCAGGTTGCCAGAAGTCGAATGCTATCCTGGGCAAATTAATCAGGTATTTATGAACTTGCTTGCTAATGCCATTGATGCAGTTGAAGAACATCTAGAAAAATCTGAACATAAATTTCAGCCTTGGATCAAAATTACAACTGAACAGCCTGATGATAAAAGTGTAATTATTCGTATTGCTGATAATGGCACAGGAATGACAGAAGATGTCAAACAGCAGCTTTTTCAGCCATTATTTACTACTAAACCAGTTAGTAAAGGAACAGGATTAGGTTTATCAATTGCTCATCAAATTATTGTAGATAAGCATGGTGGTAAGCTCAGCTTTGTTTCCTGTTCTGAGGAAGGAACTGAATTTCTCATTGAACTACCTTGCCAGTAG
- a CDS encoding response regulator, translating to MSSSTIKFHKTVSLRLVLVVPFILQVFAAVGVIGWLSIRSGQQAVNDVATQLRSETSDRIKQQIESYLNEPRRINEVTAASIKSGGISLTDYSVLERYFWRLVQENTVQFIQFSNPQGDSVGIEREVNGQMILKYRDKTTAPNLNIYSLDSQGRRIKLIAVKEFDARNRPWYKAVMKMKKPVWSPVFNRITDSSIATSLTHPIYSETGQLVGVINNLFDIQKIHQFLKKLKIGRTGQTFIIERSGDLIASSIIQKSFAIKGDNLERIKAEKANNLIISSTAQYLQHSINLSTIDHSQQLEFKLNGERQFVQVLPLRDGKGIDWLIVVVVPESDFMEHIYANTHSTILLCLGALGLACVVGIFTSRWISHPILRLNAASAAIANGELDQTVEIGQITELGMLAKSFNQMAQQLRQSFTDLAKTNQELEQRVELRTLELKAAKEAADAASSAKSEFLANMSHELRTPMNGILGYAQILRRSEPLTEKGYRGIEIIYQCGSHLLTLINDILDLSKIEARKMELYPQDFHFLAFLQGVAEICRIRAEQKGIEFIYQADSQLPQGVCADEKRLRQVLINLLGNAIKFTDAGKVTFIIKVLEKQEIQQEKNLITPTWIIRFQIQDTGVGMTKEELQTIFLPFEQVGDIKKQGEGTGLGLAISHKIISLFDSKLEVKSEPDKGSTFWFDIPLNEAQEWTETSRLSLYGTIVGYQGAKRRVLVVDDKWENRSVIVNLLEPIGFIVAEASNGQEGLEQAKTFQPDIIITDLVMPVMHGFELIKQLRQSAELKKVIAIASSASVFDADQFKSLEAGANEFLPKPVQADSLIKAIHKYLQVEWIYEDTPESIFSNDETQTNSPLDYSEIIPPSTEILTQLNDLAQKGDLDEITAIAEQLKEQDIKFISFVEKLIQMSDACQVKQVQDFILKYIKNC from the coding sequence GTGAGTAGTTCTACAATCAAGTTTCACAAAACAGTTTCCCTGCGTTTAGTTTTGGTAGTACCGTTCATACTGCAAGTATTTGCTGCGGTTGGGGTGATAGGATGGCTGTCTATACGCAGCGGGCAACAAGCTGTAAATGACGTTGCAACTCAATTGCGGAGTGAGACAAGCGATCGCATTAAACAGCAAATTGAGAGTTATTTGAACGAACCTCGGCGGATTAATGAAGTCACTGCCGCTAGTATCAAGAGCGGTGGAATTAGTTTAACCGATTATTCAGTCTTAGAGCGTTACTTCTGGCGTTTGGTACAAGAAAATACAGTACAATTCATCCAATTTAGTAACCCTCAAGGCGATTCTGTGGGTATTGAACGTGAGGTAAATGGTCAAATGATTCTCAAATATCGAGACAAAACCACAGCGCCTAACCTAAATATTTATAGCCTTGATAGTCAAGGCAGACGAATTAAGTTGATTGCGGTAAAAGAGTTCGATGCCCGGAATCGACCGTGGTACAAAGCTGTGATGAAAATGAAGAAACCTGTATGGTCTCCAGTATTTAACCGTATTACTGATTCGTCTATAGCAACTTCTTTAACCCATCCAATCTACAGTGAAACTGGTCAGCTTGTAGGAGTTATCAACAACTTATTTGATATTCAAAAAATTCATCAATTCCTCAAAAAACTAAAAATTGGTCGCACCGGACAGACATTTATCATCGAACGTTCTGGAGATTTGATAGCTAGTTCAATTATTCAAAAATCATTTGCAATCAAAGGTGATAATTTAGAGCGCATCAAGGCTGAAAAAGCCAACAATCTAATAATTAGCTCTACAGCCCAATACTTGCAACATTCTATCAACCTCAGCACCATTGACCACAGCCAACAACTAGAATTTAAGTTAAATGGTGAACGGCAATTTGTGCAAGTACTACCTTTACGAGATGGTAAAGGTATTGATTGGCTGATTGTTGTGGTAGTGCCAGAATCGGATTTTATGGAACACATTTATGCCAATACCCATAGCACAATTTTACTGTGTTTAGGAGCTTTAGGACTGGCTTGTGTTGTTGGTATCTTCACCTCTCGTTGGATTAGCCATCCGATTCTACGCTTAAATGCGGCTTCAGCTGCGATCGCTAATGGGGAATTAGACCAAACTGTTGAAATTGGACAAATAACAGAACTGGGAATGTTAGCAAAGTCTTTCAACCAAATGGCACAGCAGTTGCGTCAATCTTTTACTGACTTAGCAAAGACTAATCAAGAACTAGAACAGCGTGTTGAACTACGCACACTAGAACTGAAAGCAGCTAAAGAAGCAGCAGATGCCGCCAGTAGCGCCAAAAGTGAATTTTTGGCAAATATGAGTCACGAACTACGCACACCCATGAATGGTATTTTAGGATATGCCCAAATTCTCCGCCGTTCAGAACCTTTAACAGAAAAAGGTTATAGAGGAATCGAAATCATATATCAATGTGGTTCTCATTTACTAACATTAATTAACGATATTTTAGACCTATCAAAAATCGAAGCTCGGAAAATGGAACTCTATCCTCAAGATTTCCATTTTCTTGCTTTTCTCCAAGGGGTTGCAGAAATTTGTCGCATTCGTGCTGAACAAAAAGGCATAGAATTTATTTATCAAGCAGATTCTCAACTGCCGCAAGGTGTCTGTGCAGATGAAAAACGATTGCGTCAGGTTTTAATTAACTTACTCGGTAATGCCATTAAGTTTACTGATGCAGGTAAAGTAACGTTTATTATCAAAGTACTTGAAAAGCAAGAAATTCAACAAGAAAAAAACCTTATTACACCAACTTGGATAATTCGCTTTCAAATCCAAGATACAGGTGTAGGCATGACAAAAGAAGAATTACAGACTATATTTCTTCCCTTTGAACAAGTAGGTGATATCAAAAAACAAGGTGAAGGAACTGGTTTAGGATTAGCAATTAGCCACAAAATTATCTCACTCTTTGATAGTAAATTAGAAGTAAAAAGTGAACCTGACAAGGGAAGCACTTTTTGGTTTGATATCCCATTAAATGAAGCACAAGAGTGGACAGAAACATCAAGACTTTCCCTTTACGGTACTATTGTTGGCTATCAGGGAGCTAAACGAAGAGTGTTAGTAGTTGATGATAAATGGGAAAATCGCTCTGTGATTGTCAATCTACTTGAACCAATTGGTTTTATAGTTGCGGAAGCAAGTAACGGGCAAGAAGGTTTAGAGCAAGCTAAAACATTTCAACCCGACATCATTATCACCGATTTGGTAATGCCTGTAATGCACGGTTTTGAGTTAATTAAACAGTTACGCCAGTCTGCTGAATTGAAAAAAGTGATAGCAATTGCATCTTCTGCTAGTGTATTTGATGCTGACCAATTTAAGAGTCTGGAAGCTGGTGCTAATGAGTTTCTGCCAAAGCCGGTGCAGGCTGATAGCTTAATCAAAGCTATCCACAAATATCTACAAGTAGAATGGATTTATGAAGATACGCCAGAAAGTATTTTCAGCAACGATGAAACACAAACAAATTCCCCACTTGACTATTCTGAAATTATACCCCCTTCAACAGAGATACTTACTCAACTCAATGACCTTGCCCAAAAAGGTGATTTAGATGAAATTACAGCAATAGCAGAACAGCTAAAAGAGCAAGATATCAAATTTATCTCGTTTGTAGAAAAATTGATTCAAATGTCCGATGCTTGTCAGGTGAAACAAGTTCAAGATTTTATTTTAAAATATATCAAAAACTGCTAG